In Chiroxiphia lanceolata isolate bChiLan1 chromosome 2, bChiLan1.pri, whole genome shotgun sequence, a single genomic region encodes these proteins:
- the C2H13orf42 gene encoding uncharacterized protein C13orf42 homolog, with the protein MFKKIHSIFHPNFQRRNVADNIPYCDGTGSAVRLIRSTSMYVLGGEQEKVSEPLKKCRSTTSIDSCFQPKEEDRDWMYSKTQDCLKYLQDLLALRKKYLDNINNLKSMHMAAASPMSTKSSKTGKKSFIPLPSKESSKASMERRGPQPSSDVREAIAFFDSVIADLDSERWLRVPDADLPNVDVDFDVATSTSEHSLHSNWILRAPRRYSQDTAQTAKAANQCQRNSQRRTTGSRKRLERHPMYLPKAVEGAYSTLKFKPKTCKKEC; encoded by the exons ATGTTCAAAAAGATCCATTCTATCTTTCACCCCAACTTTCAAAGAAGAAACGTGGCAGATAACATCCCTTACTGTGATGGCACAGGTTCTGCAGTGAGACTGATCCGCAGCACTTCTATGTATGTCCTTGGAGGTGAGCAGGAAAAAGTTAGTGAACCACTAAAGAAATGCAGAAGTACAACCAGCATTGACTCTTGTTTCCAGCCAAAAGAGGAAGACAGAGACTGGATGTACTCTAAGACTCAGGACTGCTTGAAGTACCTACAGGATTTGTTAgccttgaggaaaaaatatcttgacAACATCAATAACTTGAAATCCATGCATatggctgcagcttctccaaTGTCTACAAAATCATCCAAAACTGGAAAGAAGTCATTTATTCCACTTCCTTCCAAAGAGTCTTCTAAG GCATCCATGGAGAGAAGAGGTCCACAGCCCAGTTCAGATGTAAGAGAAGCAATAGCTTTCTTTGACTCGGTCATTGCAGACCTGGATTCGGAGAGATGGCTGAGAGTTCCTGATGCAGATTTGCCAAATGTGGATGTTGATTTTGATG TTGCTACCAGTACAAGTGAGCACAGTTTGCATTCAAATTGGATCCTTCGTGCTCCCCGGAGATACTCACAAGACACTGCCCAAACTGCAAAGGCTGCAAACCAATGTCAGAGAAACAGCCAGCGGAGAACCACTGGCTCTAGGAAGAGGTTGGAAAGACATCCCATGTACTTGCCCAAAGCTGTGGAAGGGGCATATAgcactttaaaatttaaacctAAAACATGTAAGAAGGAATGTTGA